The stretch of DNA CTTGCGATTAAGTTTGAACTTTCAGATATTAGAGAGATAGGAAGAACAGGACAGGGTGTAAGAGGAATTAAACTTGATAAAGACGACGAAGTTGTTTCAATGAATCTTGCTTCTGAAGGAAAACATCTACTTGTAATCTCTGAATATGGCTATGGAAAGAGAACTTTAGCTTCAAATTACAAAGTGCAAAACAGAGGTGGAAAGGGTGTTAAAACTTATAAAGTAACTGATAAAACGGGCTTTGTAGTTTCATCAAAAATGGTAAATCCAAGTGATGAAATTATCGTACTTGCACAAAGTGGAGGAATTATAAGACTTCTTGTTAAAGACATACCTGTAAAAGGTAGAGATACACAAGGTGTTATAATAAAAGATGTAAATAAAGATGAAGATAAAATTGTTGCAGTAGCAAAATATGTAAATGATGTTGAATAAGGAGATGCTATGGAATTAAAAGTTGATTTAAAAAAAGACGGAGAATTGCTTTTTGTTGATTTACAAGGCGATTTGGATATAAATTCCAATAAAGAATTTAAAGAAAAAGTTAATTCCGTTCAAGGAGTAAAAAAAATAATAGTAAATTGTGAAAATCTTTCATATATTGATTCAACAGGGCTAGGTGCTTTTATAAGTATCTACAAACATATAAAAGAAAAGGGAGAGAAACTTGTTATTACAGGCTTAAAACCACATATCAAAAAAATCTTCCTTATAACTGACTTAGATAAGGTTTTTAAAATCGAGGGGTAATTATGGATAAAATATTTGTAAAATTTCCTTCAGAAAAAAAATATATTTCAACTTTAAGGCTTTCAATCTCTTCCATAGCGAATACAATCTCTATGGATATTGAAAATATCGAAGATTTAAAGGTTTCAATTTCTGAAGTTTTGAATTTATTTGT from Parvimonas micra encodes:
- a CDS encoding STAS domain-containing protein, which produces MELKVDLKKDGELLFVDLQGDLDINSNKEFKEKVNSVQGVKKIIVNCENLSYIDSTGLGAFISIYKHIKEKGEKLVITGLKPHIKKIFLITDLDKVFKIEG